In one window of Pseudodesulfovibrio sediminis DNA:
- the msrB gene encoding peptide-methionine (R)-S-oxide reductase MsrB: MAENSNVEIATLAGGCFWCVESDLEKLPGVIEVVSGYAGGEEPDPTYEQVSSGSTGYREAVQVHFDPTKVTYAQVLDHYWKHFDPTDAGGSFGDRGFQYTSAIFYHNEAQLEIAEASKQALDASGRLENPVVTPIIKFTTFYPAETYHQDYYKHNPVRYKTYRYFSGRDKYVDKTWGDDAEIGAFKILSKGSADLTPGGHFVKPTDEELKALLTPMQYDVTQEEGTEPPFNNEFWDNKREGIYVDIVSGEPLFSSKDKFKSGTGWPSFVRPLTPGNIVEKEDSSLFSTRTEVRSKNADSHLGHVFNDGPQPTGLRYCINSASLRFIPKEDLEKEGYGEYLKIFE; the protein is encoded by the coding sequence ATGGCTGAAAACAGTAACGTTGAAATCGCCACATTGGCTGGCGGCTGTTTCTGGTGCGTGGAGTCTGATCTGGAGAAGCTCCCCGGCGTGATCGAAGTTGTGTCCGGCTATGCCGGTGGTGAAGAACCGGACCCGACCTACGAGCAGGTATCCAGCGGTAGTACGGGCTATCGCGAGGCTGTTCAGGTCCACTTTGATCCGACCAAGGTCACCTATGCACAGGTGCTGGATCATTATTGGAAGCATTTCGACCCAACGGACGCCGGTGGTTCCTTTGGCGATCGCGGGTTCCAGTATACCTCGGCCATCTTCTACCATAATGAAGCTCAGTTAGAGATCGCCGAAGCCTCCAAGCAGGCGTTGGATGCATCCGGTCGCCTTGAAAACCCGGTGGTCACGCCGATCATCAAGTTCACGACGTTTTATCCGGCAGAGACGTATCATCAGGATTACTACAAGCACAATCCCGTGCGCTACAAGACCTACCGCTACTTCTCGGGCCGCGACAAGTATGTGGACAAGACCTGGGGTGACGACGCTGAAATCGGTGCCTTCAAGATTCTCTCCAAGGGTTCGGCAGACCTGACCCCCGGCGGTCATTTCGTGAAGCCTACGGACGAGGAACTCAAGGCGCTGCTCACGCCCATGCAGTATGATGTAACCCAGGAGGAAGGCACCGAGCCGCCGTTCAACAACGAGTTCTGGGACAACAAGCGTGAAGGAATCTATGTGGATATCGTGTCTGGCGAGCCGCTTTTTTCCTCCAAGGACAAGTTCAAGTCCGGCACAGGCTGGCCGAGTTTCGTACGGCCACTGACGCCGGGGAATATCGTGGAAAAGGAAGACAGCAGTCTGTTCAGCACCCGCACAGAGGTCCGCAGCAAGAACGCAGACTCGCACCTTGGCCATGTGTTTAACGATGGTCCCCAACCCACTGGTTTGCGGTATTGCATCAACTCCGCCTCCCTGCGGTTCATCCCCAAGGAGGACCTGGAAAAGGAAGGCTACGGCGAATATCTGAAGATATTTGAATAG